One segment of Terriglobales bacterium DNA contains the following:
- a CDS encoding response regulator transcription factor, with protein MKQTVFVVEDNRDIAQLVRHHLEGAGFGVRVFPAATGVIAEAEKHPPALFLLDVMVPGGDGFALCTRIRERQSLAATPVIFLTARTSEADRVAGLELGADDYVTKPFSPRELVARVRAVLRRFERPLGPAKIKTGDLEIDGGAMSLTVRGKPAATTATEFRLIHYLASHPGKVFSREQLLDAVWRDVAFVTPRSVDVYVRRLREKIEREPESPVYLRTVRGAGYKFEAPK; from the coding sequence GTGAAGCAGACCGTCTTTGTGGTCGAGGACAACCGGGACATCGCCCAACTGGTGCGCCATCACCTGGAGGGCGCCGGATTCGGCGTGCGCGTCTTCCCTGCCGCCACCGGCGTGATCGCCGAGGCGGAGAAGCACCCGCCCGCGCTCTTCCTGCTGGACGTGATGGTCCCGGGCGGCGACGGCTTCGCGCTGTGCACGCGCATCCGCGAGCGCCAGTCGCTCGCCGCGACGCCCGTCATCTTCCTCACCGCGCGCACCTCCGAAGCTGACCGCGTCGCGGGCCTCGAGCTGGGCGCCGACGACTACGTCACCAAGCCCTTCAGCCCGCGCGAGCTGGTGGCCCGAGTGCGCGCCGTCCTCCGCCGCTTCGAAAGGCCTTTGGGCCCGGCCAAGATCAAGACCGGTGACCTGGAGATCGACGGAGGCGCCATGAGCCTTACCGTGCGCGGCAAGCCGGCGGCCACCACCGCCACCGAGTTTCGGCTCATCCACTACCTGGCCTCGCATCCGGGAAAAGTCTTCAGCCGCGAGCAGCTTCTGGATGCGGTGTGGCGCGACGTCGCCTTCGTCACCCCGCGCTCGGTGGATGTGTACGTGCGCCGCCTGCGCGAGAAGATCGAGCGCGAGCCCGAGAGCCCGGTGTACCTGCGCACCGTGCGCGGCGCCGGCTACAAGTTCGAGGCTCCCAAGTGA